A part of Clostridium novyi genomic DNA contains:
- the cbiT gene encoding precorrin-6Y C5,15-methyltransferase (decarboxylating) subunit CbiT, whose translation MIYIKDDEFIRGDSPMTKEEIRILSISKMNINESSRILDIGAGTGSISIQLAKISRNGEVIAIEKNEKAIDLINKNKEKFQVNNLKVVKGEALEVCDHIDGMFNAIFIGGSGGNIEKIIRNYNNKLISKGIMVLNFITINNLYKALETLKKIDYNPEFIEVSISRSFNNTYMLKANNPIFIVWGEKNI comes from the coding sequence ATGATATATATAAAGGATGATGAATTTATAAGAGGAGATTCTCCCATGACAAAGGAAGAGATTCGTATTTTATCAATATCTAAAATGAACATAAATGAAAGTTCTAGAATTTTAGATATTGGTGCTGGAACAGGGTCAATTAGTATACAGCTAGCTAAGATTTCAAGAAATGGTGAAGTTATAGCTATAGAAAAAAATGAAAAGGCAATTGATTTAATTAATAAAAATAAAGAGAAGTTTCAAGTTAACAATTTAAAGGTTGTTAAAGGAGAAGCATTAGAAGTTTGTGACCATATAGATGGAATGTTTAATGCAATTTTTATAGGAGGTAGTGGTGGAAATATTGAAAAGATAATTAGAAATTATAATAACAAGCTAATAAGCAAGGGAATAATGGTTTTAAATTTCATAACCATAAATAACTTATATAAAGCATTAGAAACATTAAAAAAGATAGATTATAATCCGGAGTTTATTGAAGTTTCAATAAGTCGTTCATTTAATAATACATATATGCTTAAGGCAAATAATCCTATTTTTATTGTATGGGGAGAAAAAAATATATAA
- the cbiE gene encoding precorrin-6y C5,15-methyltransferase (decarboxylating) subunit CbiE: MKDKKVYIVGIGPGNYNYILPKAIEVLRNSDVIIAFERVKKSIEFINKSIIVVKRLQDIINIIKDNEYKSISIAASGDPNFYGITNYIKNNFNGYIEIIPGITSLQYFTSKLKISWSNAYVGSMHGREEDFINIIKENKVSMWLTDKKNSPNKLCEKLYKIADNFKVYVGENLSYDDERIVVGTVEDIKDMKFSDLTVMIIERI, encoded by the coding sequence ATGAAGGATAAGAAAGTATATATAGTTGGTATTGGACCTGGAAATTATAATTATATACTTCCAAAGGCCATAGAAGTTTTGAGAAATAGTGATGTAATTATAGCCTTTGAAAGAGTAAAAAAAAGCATTGAGTTTATAAATAAATCTATTATAGTTGTAAAAAGACTTCAAGATATTATAAACATTATAAAGGATAATGAGTATAAAAGTATTTCAATTGCAGCAAGTGGAGACCCCAATTTTTATGGAATAACTAATTATATAAAAAATAATTTTAATGGTTATATTGAAATTATTCCAGGAATTACTTCTCTTCAGTACTTTACAAGTAAACTTAAAATTAGTTGGAGTAATGCATATGTTGGTAGTATGCATGGAAGAGAAGAAGACTTTATTAACATAATAAAAGAGAATAAAGTTTCTATGTGGCTTACAGATAAAAAAAATTCTCCAAATAAATTATGTGAAAAGCTTTATAAAATAGCAGATAATTTTAAAGTTTATGTTGGAGAAAACTTATCCTATGATGATGAGAGAATTGTGGTTGGTACAGTAGAGGATATAAAAGATATGAAGTTTTCAGATTTAACGGTAATGATTATTGAGAGGATATAA
- a CDS encoding cobalt-factor II C(20)-methyltransferase → MAKLYGIGVGPGDKELLTIKAVKTIEKCDVIVAPSAMDKGESIALNAAKDYIKEGTEVVVKHFPMGKTNTTEKVKEIYDFIAEKLREGKDVAFLTIGDAYIYSTYVHLLKYINKKGFDVETIAGIPSFCASASIANIPLVMGDNSLKILPASKVEEIKDEKYVVLMKVYNNAQKALDFLEKNKFSYVYIKNAGREGEVILTNREDILKETGYMSLIIANRV, encoded by the coding sequence ATGGCTAAATTATATGGAATAGGTGTAGGACCTGGTGATAAAGAGTTACTAACAATAAAGGCAGTAAAAACTATAGAAAAGTGTGATGTTATTGTGGCGCCGTCAGCTATGGACAAAGGAGAAAGTATAGCATTAAATGCTGCAAAAGATTATATAAAAGAAGGTACGGAAGTAGTAGTTAAACATTTTCCTATGGGTAAGACTAATACAACTGAAAAAGTTAAAGAAATATATGATTTTATAGCTGAGAAATTAAGGGAAGGTAAAGATGTAGCTTTTTTAACTATAGGAGATGCTTATATTTATAGTACATATGTACACCTTTTAAAATATATAAACAAAAAAGGGTTTGATGTTGAAACTATAGCTGGGATACCATCTTTTTGTGCTTCAGCATCAATTGCAAATATACCACTTGTTATGGGGGATAATTCACTTAAAATACTTCCAGCATCAAAAGTTGAAGAAATAAAAGATGAAAAATATGTGGTTCTTATGAAAGTATATAATAATGCACAAAAGGCATTAGATTTTCTTGAGAAAAATAAGTTTTCTTATGTATATATAAAAAACGCAGGAAGAGAAGGAGAAGTTATATTAACAAATAGAGAAGATATTTTAAAAGAAACTGGTTACATGAGTCTTATTATAGCAAATAGAGTTTAA
- the cbiG gene encoding cobalt-precorrin 5A hydrolase gives METVIISVTSSGDRIANNISEIISTEKFLRDDVKKLGIKSIVERYFKKENTIIFIASTGIAIRAIAPYIYSKDKDPAVLVIDSTCKFVISLLSGHLGGANSMTLKISSIINAEPIITTATDNMGIVAPDIIAKENNYVIGDLKRAKEISAMLVDNKRVAYIEECFGENSKVKDVPKGYINTINNADGIVVVTNKYNLNFNKTYIKLINKNVVLGIGCKRGISAEYMKEKIFKILKSYNIDKRAVKIISTVDIKKNEKAILNMVDEFKCDFRTFTISDLKKVEDNYEGSDFVKSVIGVRAVAEPSVELAGAVPITKKLKLNGITLCIGILK, from the coding sequence ATGGAAACTGTTATTATAAGTGTTACAAGTAGTGGTGATAGAATTGCAAATAACATAAGTGAAATTATATCTACAGAAAAATTTCTAAGGGATGATGTTAAAAAATTAGGAATTAAAAGTATTGTAGAAAGGTACTTTAAGAAAGAAAATACAATCATTTTTATAGCATCTACAGGAATAGCTATAAGAGCAATAGCACCATATATCTATAGTAAAGATAAGGATCCAGCGGTTTTAGTTATAGATAGTACATGTAAATTTGTTATAAGTCTTTTAAGTGGACATTTAGGTGGGGCTAATAGTATGACATTAAAAATATCATCTATAATAAATGCTGAACCTATTATAACCACAGCTACAGATAATATGGGCATAGTTGCACCGGATATTATTGCAAAAGAAAATAACTATGTAATAGGTGATTTAAAAAGAGCAAAAGAAATTTCAGCAATGTTAGTTGATAATAAGAGAGTTGCTTATATAGAAGAATGTTTTGGTGAAAATTCTAAAGTGAAAGATGTTCCCAAGGGGTATATAAATACTATTAATAATGCTGATGGGATAGTTGTAGTTACAAATAAATATAATTTAAATTTTAATAAAACATATATTAAGCTTATAAATAAAAATGTAGTTTTAGGGATAGGATGTAAAAGAGGAATTTCAGCAGAATATATGAAAGAAAAAATATTTAAAATCTTGAAATCATATAACATAGATAAAAGAGCGGTAAAGATTATATCCACGGTAGATATAAAAAAGAATGAAAAGGCAATTTTAAATATGGTAGATGAATTTAAATGTGATTTTAGGACATTTACTATAAGTGACCTAAAAAAGGTTGAAGATAATTATGAAGGTAGTGATTTTGTAAAAAGTGTAATAGGGGTTAGGGCAGTGGCAGAGCCTAGTGTTGAGTTAGCAGGGGCAGTTCCAATTACAAAGAAGCTAAAATTAAATGGGATTACATTATGTATTGGAATTTTAAAATAG
- a CDS encoding sirohydrochlorin cobaltochelatase, with amino-acid sequence MNTLNKKSILVVSFGTSYEETRKVTLDAIEEKIAKEFKDYTVRKAYTSNIIIKKLKERDGIYIDTPREALSKLKEEGYEEIIVQPLHIIPGIEYDEIKLVVNKFIEEECFKKVVLGKPLLYKTKDYEIAIDAIKDDLEKITKDKALILMGHGSIHYANSCYALLDYILKTNGYENVYVATVEETPTLDDVIKRLKEKKIKEVTLKPFMVVSGDHANNDMAGDHEDSWKKILQKEGFKVNIDLCALGQNENIRNIYIENIKNVI; translated from the coding sequence ATGAATACTTTAAATAAAAAATCCATATTAGTTGTTAGTTTTGGAACAAGTTACGAGGAAACTAGAAAAGTAACATTAGATGCTATAGAAGAGAAAATAGCAAAAGAATTTAAAGATTATACTGTTAGAAAAGCGTATACATCTAATATTATAATAAAGAAGTTAAAGGAAAGGGATGGTATCTATATTGATACTCCAAGAGAAGCTTTAAGTAAGTTAAAAGAAGAAGGGTATGAAGAGATAATTGTTCAACCTCTACATATAATTCCAGGTATTGAATATGATGAAATTAAATTAGTTGTAAATAAATTCATTGAAGAAGAATGCTTTAAAAAAGTTGTTCTTGGAAAACCTTTATTATATAAGACAAAAGATTATGAAATAGCAATAGATGCTATAAAAGATGATCTTGAAAAAATCACAAAAGATAAAGCATTAATTTTAATGGGTCATGGATCTATTCATTATGCAAATTCATGCTATGCACTTTTAGATTATATACTAAAGACTAATGGATATGAAAATGTGTATGTTGCAACAGTAGAAGAGACACCTACATTAGATGATGTTATAAAGAGATTGAAAGAGAAAAAAATAAAAGAGGTAACATTAAAACCATTTATGGTAGTTTCAGGGGATCATGCTAATAATGATATGGCAGGAGACCATGAAGATTCATGGAAAAAAATATTACAGAAAGAGGGCTTTAAGGTTAATATAGATCTTTGTGCTCTTGGACAAAATGAAAATATAAGAAATATATATATTGAAAATATAAAAAATGTAATCTAA
- a CDS encoding glycosyltransferase family 4 protein: protein MKIGIDARAAKWYRGTGIGTYTYQLVNSLNKIDNLNQYLIFMPQSSTYDIKFKNNYKIKNITQDMKGEFWDEVNIPNILKNQDIDLYHVPQNGVGLPKDKTSPFIITLHDIIPYKMPDTVGPTYLEIFKKEMPDIISRCDGIITVSNYSKQDIIDAFNYPEEKIFVTHLANEDIYFPRNKMRCKNFISKNYGISNDYILYVGGFSPRKNIVGLIEAFSKLKNNNLKLIIVGKKGKSYTLYKNTAEKLHISHKVIFPGFIPLEHMPIFYNACKLFVYPSLYEGFGLPPIEAMACGAPIITSNLTSLPEVVGNAGLLINPYNIDELHQAMDRVLQDHVLRKVLVKKSLTQSSKFSWTKTAKDTLTAFQTIAGYKK from the coding sequence ATGAAAATTGGAATTGATGCTAGAGCAGCAAAATGGTATAGAGGAACTGGGATTGGCACCTATACTTATCAACTTGTTAACTCATTAAACAAAATAGATAATTTAAATCAATACTTAATTTTTATGCCTCAAAGTAGTACTTATGATATAAAATTTAAAAATAATTATAAAATAAAAAATATTACCCAAGATATGAAAGGTGAATTTTGGGATGAAGTAAACATCCCTAACATTTTAAAAAATCAAGATATAGATTTATATCATGTACCCCAAAACGGAGTTGGTCTTCCTAAAGACAAGACCTCACCTTTTATAATAACTTTACATGATATTATTCCTTATAAAATGCCAGATACAGTTGGTCCAACTTATCTTGAAATTTTTAAAAAAGAAATGCCCGATATAATCTCAAGATGTGATGGTATTATAACTGTATCTAACTATTCAAAACAAGATATAATAGATGCCTTTAATTATCCTGAAGAAAAAATTTTTGTAACACATCTTGCTAATGAAGATATATATTTTCCAAGGAATAAAATGAGATGCAAAAATTTTATTAGTAAAAATTATGGCATAAGTAATGATTATATATTATATGTAGGCGGTTTTAGTCCTAGAAAAAATATTGTAGGATTAATAGAAGCTTTCAGTAAATTAAAAAATAATAATTTAAAATTAATTATAGTAGGTAAAAAAGGTAAGTCATATACCCTTTATAAGAATACCGCTGAAAAACTTCACATTTCCCATAAAGTTATATTCCCTGGATTTATACCATTAGAACATATGCCTATATTTTATAATGCATGTAAACTTTTTGTATATCCATCCCTTTATGAAGGATTTGGATTACCTCCAATTGAAGCCATGGCCTGTGGAGCTCCTATAATTACCTCAAATCTAACATCCCTTCCTGAAGTTGTAGGAAATGCAGGTCTTTTAATAAATCCATATAATATCGATGAACTCCACCAAGCTATGGATAGAGTTTTACAAGATCACGTCTTAAGAAAAGTGTTAGTTAAAAAATCTTTAACACAAAGTTCAAAATTCAGCTGGACTAAAACGGCTAAAGATACTCTAACAGCATTTCAAACTATTGCAGGATATAAAAAGTGA
- the yabG gene encoding sporulation peptidase YabG, whose product MKIGDIVVRKSYGKDITFKIIDIKNNDEDKIYVLKGINMRIIADSPMDDLEFATKDIIMKKEVTFNKKVNNRIRNILIQRNAEKKYRSPEEEKRAKKKPVKSSKKSESSMLFGRPGRVLHIDGDPEYLDVCLKTYKQLSVEAIGYVISEREQAEQVPKLVSQIRPDIVVLTGHDAIIKGAKEYTNLNNYKNSKYFVQTVSELRTYEPNYDDLVIFAGACQSCYEAILDAGANFASSPNRVLIHCLDPVFICEKIAYTNVGKVVSIHDVVYNTITGVEGVGGLQTRGKYREGFPKSKYS is encoded by the coding sequence TTGAAAATTGGAGACATAGTAGTAAGAAAATCTTATGGAAAAGATATTACTTTTAAAATAATAGATATAAAAAATAATGATGAAGATAAAATATATGTACTTAAAGGTATAAATATGAGAATAATAGCAGATTCACCGATGGATGATTTAGAATTTGCAACGAAAGATATTATAATGAAAAAAGAGGTTACATTTAATAAGAAGGTGAATAATCGTATTAGGAACATACTTATACAAAGAAATGCAGAAAAAAAGTATAGATCTCCTGAAGAAGAAAAAAGGGCAAAAAAGAAACCAGTTAAGAGTTCAAAAAAAAGTGAATCTAGCATGCTATTTGGAAGACCAGGAAGAGTACTTCATATAGATGGAGATCCAGAATATCTAGACGTTTGTTTAAAAACTTATAAGCAATTAAGTGTTGAAGCAATTGGGTACGTTATTTCAGAAAGAGAACAAGCAGAGCAAGTACCTAAACTTGTTTCTCAAATAAGGCCAGATATTGTAGTTTTAACAGGACATGATGCTATTATAAAGGGTGCTAAGGAGTATACAAATCTTAATAATTATAAAAATTCTAAGTATTTTGTACAAACTGTTTCAGAACTTAGAACATATGAGCCTAATTATGATGATTTGGTTATATTTGCAGGAGCATGTCAATCCTGTTATGAAGCTATACTAGATGCAGGGGCTAATTTTGCAAGCTCTCCTAATAGAGTATTAATTCATTGTTTAGATCCTGTATTTATATGTGAAAAGATAGCTTATACAAATGTGGGTAAAGTAGTATCTATTCATGATGTTGTGTATAATACCATAACTGGAGTTGAGGGGGTAGGAGGCTTGCAAACCAGGGGAAAGTATAGAGAAGGGTTTCCGAAATCTAAATATTCCTAA
- a CDS encoding Veg family protein, which yields MEGRNVLASIKTKMDDHIGEKVTLRANNGRRKIVVNSGVLEKTYPSIFVVRLQDDTQRTVTYSYSDVLTKTVQIDFAG from the coding sequence ATGGAAGGAAGAAATGTATTAGCGTCCATAAAAACTAAGATGGATGATCATATAGGAGAAAAAGTGACGCTAAGAGCTAACAACGGAAGAAGAAAGATAGTAGTAAATAGTGGAGTGCTAGAAAAAACATATCCGAGTATTTTTGTTGTTAGATTACAGGACGACACCCAAAGGACAGTCACATATAGCTATTCAGATGTTTTGACAAAAACAGTTCAAATAGACTTCGCTGGTTAG
- the cysK gene encoding cysteine synthase A → MKIFKNMVELIGNTPLVELSNYSENNKLNTKLIAKVEYFNPGGSIKDRVGYYMIKDAEEKGIINKETVIIEPTSGNTGVGLALTAAIKGYRLIIIMPESMSMERRKTLSAYGAELILTSADKGMKGAIEKANELAREIPNSFIAGQFHNPSNAKAHRETTAEEIWNDTEGKIDIFVAGIGTGGTITGVGEALKKKNPNVKIIGVEPKSSGQHKIQGIGAGFIPEVLNVDIIDETIKISDEDAFKTTKELVQTEGIFVGISSGAAVEAAKIIAKREENKDKNIVVLLPDTGMRYLSTPVFD, encoded by the coding sequence ATGAAAATATTCAAAAATATGGTTGAATTAATAGGTAACACACCACTTGTAGAATTATCTAATTATAGTGAAAATAATAAATTAAATACAAAACTTATAGCAAAAGTAGAGTATTTTAATCCAGGTGGAAGTATTAAAGATAGAGTGGGATATTATATGATAAAAGATGCTGAAGAAAAGGGAATTATAAACAAGGAGACGGTTATAATAGAACCTACCAGTGGAAATACTGGAGTTGGACTTGCCTTAACGGCGGCAATAAAGGGGTATAGACTTATTATAATAATGCCTGAGTCTATGAGTATGGAAAGAAGAAAGACTCTTAGTGCTTATGGAGCAGAGCTAATACTTACGTCTGCTGACAAAGGAATGAAGGGAGCTATTGAAAAGGCTAATGAATTAGCAAGGGAAATTCCTAATTCATTTATTGCAGGCCAATTTCATAATCCATCTAATGCTAAGGCACATAGGGAAACTACAGCTGAGGAAATATGGAATGATACAGAGGGTAAAATAGATATTTTTGTTGCTGGAATTGGAACTGGTGGGACAATAACAGGAGTTGGTGAGGCATTGAAGAAAAAAAATCCTAATGTAAAGATTATAGGTGTAGAACCTAAAAGTTCAGGTCAACATAAAATTCAAGGAATAGGTGCTGGATTTATTCCAGAAGTTTTAAATGTAGATATTATAGATGAGACAATAAAGATTAGTGATGAAGATGCTTTTAAAACAACTAAAGAACTTGTTCAAACAGAAGGAATATTTGTTGGAATATCTTCTGGAGCTGCTGTTGAAGCAGCTAAAATAATAGCAAAAAGAGAAGAGAATAAAGATAAAAATATAGTAGTGTTATTACCAGATACTGGCATGAGATATTTATCAACACCTGTATTTGATTAG
- a CDS encoding cobalt-precorrin-6A reductase → MIGVVVGTSEGKEILSLLNEFTEDIFVSTATKYGGELLENYKYKILNTNPLDKYGFCKIIRDNNISIFIDASHPYAIEVSKNVIEACKCSGIVYFRYERPSIIEEFKNYKNIIRVKDYKELKEKLKNINGTILDTTGSKNIQKIIDMNLNSRIVHRVLPSSLVIKKCIDLGVKIENLIAIKGPISYELNKAFIKEYNAKALIMKDSGAAGGTYEKAKAIIDMNICGLIIERENIDYKNKFTSIKKLIDKVKGENNEYFK, encoded by the coding sequence GTGATAGGAGTAGTAGTTGGAACTAGTGAAGGAAAGGAAATTTTATCACTTTTAAATGAATTTACAGAAGATATTTTTGTATCAACTGCTACAAAATATGGAGGAGAACTGTTAGAAAATTATAAATATAAAATACTTAATACAAATCCATTAGATAAATATGGATTTTGCAAAATTATAAGAGATAATAATATAAGTATTTTTATAGATGCATCCCATCCCTATGCTATAGAGGTTAGTAAAAATGTTATAGAAGCATGTAAATGTAGTGGAATTGTATATTTTAGATATGAACGACCTTCAATCATAGAAGAGTTTAAAAACTATAAAAATATAATAAGGGTTAAAGACTATAAAGAACTAAAAGAAAAGCTTAAAAATATTAATGGAACTATTCTAGATACTACGGGAAGTAAAAATATACAAAAGATTATTGACATGAATTTAAATAGTAGAATAGTACATAGGGTACTTCCAAGTAGTTTAGTTATAAAAAAATGTATTGATTTAGGAGTTAAAATAGAGAATTTAATAGCAATAAAGGGACCTATAAGTTATGAACTTAATAAGGCTTTTATAAAAGAATATAATGCAAAAGCTCTTATAATGAAAGATAGTGGGGCTGCTGGTGGAACATATGAAAAGGCTAAGGCTATTATAGATATGAATATATGTGGACTTATAATTGAAAGAGAAAATATAGATTATAAAAATAAATTCACCAGCATAAAAAAACTAATTGATAAAGTTAAAGGAGAAAATAATGAATACTTTAAATAA
- a CDS encoding CotS family spore coat protein: MMREFEIERQFDIRIESIKPNKGVYFLKTNKGNKCLKRINYGVQKLWFVYGAKEHLIKNGFNSVDKYNLNIEGEPYAIVNEDIYTLSQWIDGRECDFHNDDDIKKAAKALAQMHIASKDYDPPENSKLKTDLGRWPHLMEKRVKALDKMRNMARKRSRKGDFDLNYIKSIEFYKELGKRAINVLDKSKYMDICAITEEEKSFCHHDFTYHNIIISDDYGVNVIDFDYCKREVRAYDISNFITKVLKRRDWDIECAKLIINSYNEVSNLSEDEYKVLFAFLLFPQRFWRLGNRYYYNEVNWATNTFNRKIQNLISEQDKYMNFIQEFKQEYNQKEDI; the protein is encoded by the coding sequence ATGATGAGGGAGTTTGAAATAGAAAGACAATTTGATATTAGAATTGAAAGTATAAAGCCTAATAAGGGAGTATACTTTTTAAAAACAAATAAGGGAAATAAGTGCCTTAAGAGGATAAACTATGGTGTTCAAAAACTTTGGTTTGTTTATGGGGCAAAAGAGCATTTGATAAAAAATGGCTTCAATAGTGTAGATAAGTATAATCTAAATATTGAAGGAGAACCTTATGCCATAGTTAATGAAGATATATACACATTATCTCAGTGGATTGATGGAAGAGAGTGTGATTTTCATAATGATGATGATATAAAAAAAGCTGCTAAGGCACTAGCACAAATGCATATAGCATCAAAAGATTATGATCCGCCAGAAAATAGTAAGTTAAAGACTGACTTAGGTAGATGGCCACATCTTATGGAAAAAAGGGTGAAAGCTTTAGATAAAATGAGAAATATGGCTAGAAAAAGAAGTAGAAAAGGAGATTTTGATTTAAATTACATTAAGAGTATAGAGTTTTATAAAGAATTAGGGAAAAGGGCTATAAATGTTTTAGATAAGTCTAAATATATGGATATATGTGCCATTACTGAAGAGGAAAAAAGTTTTTGTCATCATGACTTTACTTATCATAATATAATTATTAGCGATGATTATGGTGTTAATGTAATAGATTTTGATTACTGTAAAAGAGAAGTTAGAGCTTATGATATATCTAATTTTATAACAAAGGTACTTAAAAGAAGAGATTGGGACATAGAGTGTGCAAAACTTATAATAAATTCTTATAATGAAGTAAGTAATTTAAGTGAAGATGAATACAAGGTATTATTTGCATTTTTACTATTTCCACAACGTTTTTGGAGACTTGGAAATAGATATTATTATAATGAAGTAAATTGGGCTACTAATACTTTTAATAGAAAAATACAAAATTTAATTTCTGAACAAGATAAATATATGAATTTTATTCAGGAGTTTAAACAAGAATATAATCAAAAAGAAGATATATGA
- the cobM gene encoding precorrin-4 C(11)-methyltransferase has product MITFVGAGPGDVDLITIKGRRAIQEADIVIYAGSLVAKEHLEFCKNGVTIYNSASMTLDEVIDVMKNNKDKKIVRLHTGDPSIYGAIKEQMDELDKINLEYKVIPGVSSFTAAAASIKKEFTLPGVSQTVILTRIEGRTPVPEKERLEKLASIGASMAIFLSVSMIEKVVESLKKGYKRNVPIAVIQRSTWNDEKIVIGTLDDISEKVKKENITKTAQILVGDFIDCKYEKSLLYNKNFSHMFRK; this is encoded by the coding sequence ATGATAACATTTGTAGGGGCAGGTCCAGGGGATGTAGATTTAATAACTATAAAAGGAAGAAGAGCAATTCAAGAGGCAGATATAGTTATATACGCAGGTTCTCTTGTGGCAAAAGAACATTTGGAATTTTGTAAAAATGGAGTGACAATTTATAACTCTGCATCTATGACTTTAGATGAAGTTATAGATGTAATGAAAAATAATAAAGATAAAAAAATAGTAAGACTTCATACCGGAGATCCTTCTATTTATGGTGCAATAAAAGAGCAAATGGATGAACTTGATAAAATTAATTTAGAGTATAAGGTAATACCTGGGGTAAGTTCATTTACAGCAGCGGCAGCATCTATTAAAAAAGAATTTACTCTTCCTGGAGTTAGTCAGACTGTAATACTTACAAGAATAGAAGGTAGAACTCCTGTTCCAGAAAAAGAAAGACTAGAAAAGTTAGCATCAATTGGAGCTAGTATGGCAATTTTTCTTTCAGTATCAATGATTGAAAAAGTAGTTGAAAGCTTAAAAAAGGGTTATAAAAGAAATGTACCTATAGCTGTAATTCAAAGGTCTACATGGAATGATGAAAAAATAGTTATAGGAACTCTTGATGATATATCTGAAAAAGTAAAAAAAGAAAATATAACTAAAACTGCTCAGATACTTGTTGGTGATTTTATTGATTGTAAATATGAAAAAAGTCTTCTTTATAATAAAAATTTTTCTCATATGTTTAGAAAGTAA
- the cobJ gene encoding precorrin-3B C(17)-methyltransferase gives MSENKGKLYVIGIGPGSLEEMSIRAKNAIEESDIIVGYTKYIELIKPIINGKKVFSTGMRGEIQRVKYALNESKENVVSIISTGDAGIYGMAGPILEIAENEDIIVIPGITAASSAASLLGAPLMHDNCNISLSDLLTPYEVIKNRVECAAKGDFIISLYNPKSKGRPHYLRECLDIIKRYRNNNTPIGIVKNALREGQEVTITTIEKFNDDIVDMMSIVVIGNSKSYIKNSKFITPRGYGNKAKGEIK, from the coding sequence ATGAGTGAGAATAAAGGGAAACTATATGTTATAGGTATAGGACCAGGATCTTTAGAAGAGATGAGTATAAGAGCTAAAAATGCTATAGAAGAAAGCGATATTATAGTTGGATATACTAAATATATTGAACTTATAAAACCTATTATTAATGGAAAAAAAGTTTTTTCAACTGGCATGAGGGGAGAAATTCAAAGAGTAAAGTATGCTTTAAATGAATCAAAAGAAAATGTAGTTTCAATAATTAGTACTGGTGATGCTGGAATATATGGAATGGCAGGTCCTATTTTAGAAATAGCAGAAAATGAAGATATAATTGTAATTCCTGGAATTACAGCAGCATCTTCAGCGGCGTCTTTACTTGGGGCACCGCTTATGCATGATAATTGTAATATAAGTTTAAGTGATTTATTAACTCCTTATGAAGTTATAAAAAATAGAGTTGAATGTGCGGCTAAAGGCGACTTTATAATATCATTATATAATCCTAAAAGTAAAGGAAGACCTCATTATTTAAGAGAATGTTTAGATATAATAAAGAGATATAGAAATAATAATACTCCAATTGGAATTGTTAAAAATGCTCTCAGGGAAGGACAAGAGGTTACTATTACTACTATAGAAAAATTTAATGATGATATTGTAGATATGATGAGTATAGTTGTTATAGGAAATAGTAAAAGCTATATAAAGAATAGTAAGTTCATAACTCCAAGAGGATATGGAAATAAAGCTAAAGGAGAAATAAAGTGA